The Kitasatospora paranensis genome has a window encoding:
- a CDS encoding redox-sensing transcriptional repressor Rex codes for MGRPTQSSSQAPDTGAARRPSRARGIPEATVARLPLYLRALTALSERSVPTVSSEELAAAAGVNSAKLRKDFSYLGSYGTRGVGYDVEYLVYQISRELGLTQDWPVVIVGIGNLGHALANYGGFASRGFRVAALLDADPGVVGSTAAGLPVRHMDELESIVETQQVSIGVITTPPGAAQQVCDRLVESGVTSILNFAPTVLTVPDGVDVRKVDLSIELQILAFHEQRKAGEEPDRTDSVLDRAPGPVRAAAAKLRRAAGGTAKAEPAKSTAAKTAKATQPPPAARATSRR; via the coding sequence ATCGGCCGACCCACCCAGAGCAGTTCGCAGGCGCCCGACACCGGCGCCGCGCGCCGACCGTCGCGTGCCCGCGGCATCCCGGAGGCGACGGTCGCCCGCCTGCCCCTGTACCTGCGCGCGCTGACCGCGCTCTCCGAGCGCTCCGTACCGACGGTCTCCTCCGAGGAGCTCGCCGCCGCCGCCGGGGTCAACTCGGCGAAGCTCCGCAAGGACTTCTCCTACCTCGGGTCCTACGGCACCCGGGGCGTCGGCTACGACGTCGAGTACCTGGTCTACCAGATCTCCCGTGAGCTGGGTCTCACCCAGGACTGGCCGGTCGTCATCGTCGGCATCGGCAACCTCGGCCACGCGCTCGCCAACTACGGCGGCTTCGCCTCGCGGGGCTTCCGGGTGGCCGCCCTGCTCGACGCCGACCCCGGCGTCGTCGGCTCCACCGCGGCCGGGCTGCCGGTGCGCCACATGGACGAACTGGAATCCATCGTGGAGACCCAGCAGGTCTCCATCGGCGTCATCACCACCCCGCCGGGCGCCGCCCAGCAGGTCTGCGACCGCCTCGTCGAGTCCGGCGTCACCAGCATCCTCAACTTCGCGCCGACCGTGCTGACCGTGCCGGACGGCGTCGACGTGCGCAAGGTCGACCTCTCCATAGAGCTTCAGATCCTCGCCTTCCACGAGCAGCGCAAGGCCGGCGAGGAGCCCGACCGCACCGACTCCGTCCTGGACCGCGCGCCCGGCCCCGTCCGCGCCGCGGCGGCCAAGCTGCGCCGGGCGGCCGGCGGCACCGCCAAGGCCGAGCCGGCCAAGAGCACCGCCGCCAAGACGGCCAAGGCCACCCAGCCCCCGCCGGCGGCGAGGGCGACCTCTCGGCGGTGA
- a CDS encoding 3'-5' exonuclease, with translation MGGYAVVDVEATGRSPWRHRVVEVAVVLLDGALRTEQAFSTLVDPVGPVGPTHVHRIAQEDVVGAPRFREIAPHLLELLAGRVMVGHHVSCDQAFLEREFARIGVPLPDVPLLCTMRLARSHLPGAVGHGLSACVAAAGLGRYAAHTALGDARAAADLLRHYVRADALTGAERGGPLREAALIPWPRLGRARSLGPEGAVPQLRRQAPPGPRLPDTVGVRSVPIARSGE, from the coding sequence ATGGGCGGCTATGCCGTCGTCGACGTCGAGGCCACCGGCCGCAGCCCCTGGCGTCACCGGGTGGTCGAGGTCGCCGTCGTCCTGCTGGACGGCGCTCTGCGCACCGAGCAGGCCTTCAGCACGCTGGTCGACCCGGTCGGCCCGGTCGGGCCCACCCACGTGCACCGGATCGCCCAGGAGGACGTGGTCGGCGCCCCGCGGTTCCGCGAGATCGCCCCCCACCTGCTGGAACTGCTCGCCGGGCGGGTCATGGTCGGCCACCACGTCAGCTGTGACCAGGCGTTCCTGGAGCGCGAGTTCGCCCGGATCGGGGTCCCGCTGCCGGACGTCCCGCTGCTCTGCACCATGCGCCTGGCCCGCAGCCACCTGCCCGGGGCCGTCGGTCACGGCCTCTCCGCCTGCGTCGCGGCGGCCGGACTCGGCCGGTACGCGGCGCACACCGCGCTGGGCGACGCCCGGGCCGCGGCCGACCTGCTCCGTCACTACGTGCGCGCGGACGCGCTGACCGGTGCCGAGCGCGGCGGGCCGCTGCGCGAGGCCGCCCTGATCCCCTGGCCGCGGCTCGGCCGGGCCCGATCGCTCGGGCCCGAGGGGGCCGTGCCCCAGCTGCGCCGGCAGGCCCCGCCCGGCCCCCGGCTGCCGGACACCGTCGGTGTGCGATCGGTTCCGATCGCCCGGAGCGGTGAGTGA
- a CDS encoding glutaredoxin family protein: MSLLRRDKNKNPADRVVTLIGKPGCHLCDDARAILLRVTAELGAAFEEKDITQDEALHHTYAEQIPVTLIDGRQHDFWRVDERRLRAALGA; encoded by the coding sequence GTGAGCCTGTTGCGACGAGACAAGAACAAGAACCCCGCCGACCGGGTCGTCACCCTGATCGGCAAGCCCGGCTGCCACCTGTGCGACGACGCCCGCGCGATCCTGCTGCGGGTGACCGCCGAGCTCGGCGCGGCCTTCGAGGAGAAGGACATCACCCAGGACGAGGCGCTGCACCACACCTACGCCGAGCAGATCCCGGTGACCTTGATCGACGGCCGGCAGCACGACTTCTGGCGGGTCGACGAGCGCCGGCTGCGGGCTGCGCTCGGGGCCTGA
- a CDS encoding HAD-IB family hydrolase, whose protein sequence is MAALRRLHQAWRSPNERTALAGEAAADAAEAGLSAPADLLVHPGPTTEPPAAGTPATAEQRRGEKPAKAERAGRPKAPAEDHTPTPDDVQAAAFFDCDNTILRGAAIFYLGVGLYRRRFFSRRDVARFAWQQAWFRLHGSEDPAHIADAQDRALGLVAGKRTAELEQICEEIFEEVIAEKVWPGTRALVQMHLDAGQRVWLVTAAPQEIARIIARRLGMTGALATVAETVDGEYTGRLVGGLLHGQAKAAAVRALARRERLDLARCAAFSDSANDIPMLSLVGHPYVVNPDGALRRHARAEGWRVRDFRTGRRAARVGLPAAAALGVAAGAAAYAVAARRRRLAA, encoded by the coding sequence ATGGCAGCGCTGCGAAGGCTCCACCAGGCATGGCGTTCCCCCAACGAGCGGACCGCCCTGGCGGGCGAGGCCGCCGCCGACGCGGCCGAGGCGGGGCTGTCGGCCCCGGCCGACCTGCTCGTCCACCCCGGGCCGACCACGGAGCCGCCCGCAGCCGGGACGCCCGCGACCGCGGAGCAGCGACGGGGCGAGAAGCCGGCCAAGGCCGAGAGGGCCGGCCGGCCGAAGGCGCCCGCCGAGGACCACACGCCGACCCCGGACGACGTCCAGGCCGCGGCATTCTTCGACTGCGACAACACCATCCTGCGCGGCGCGGCCATCTTCTACCTCGGCGTCGGCCTCTACCGGCGGCGCTTCTTCTCCCGGCGCGACGTCGCCCGGTTCGCCTGGCAGCAGGCGTGGTTCCGGCTGCACGGCTCGGAGGACCCGGCGCACATCGCCGACGCCCAGGACCGCGCGCTCGGCCTGGTCGCCGGCAAGCGGACGGCGGAGCTGGAGCAGATCTGCGAGGAGATCTTCGAGGAGGTCATCGCCGAGAAGGTCTGGCCCGGCACCCGGGCCCTGGTGCAGATGCACCTCGACGCCGGCCAGCGGGTCTGGCTGGTGACCGCGGCGCCCCAGGAGATCGCGCGGATCATCGCGCGCCGGCTCGGTATGACCGGCGCGCTCGCCACGGTCGCCGAGACCGTGGACGGCGAGTACACCGGCCGGCTGGTCGGCGGCCTGCTGCACGGACAGGCCAAGGCGGCCGCGGTACGGGCCCTGGCCCGCCGCGAGCGGCTGGACCTCGCCCGCTGCGCCGCGTTCAGCGACTCGGCCAACGACATCCCGATGCTGAGCCTGGTCGGCCACCCGTACGTGGTGAACCCGGACGGGGCGCTGCGCCGTCACGCCCGCGCCGAGGGGTGGCGGGTCAGGGACTTCCGCACCGGACGCAGGGCGGCCCGGGTCGGGCTGCCCGCCGCCGCCGCCCTGGGCGTGGCGGCCGGCGCCGCCGCGTACGCGGTGGCCGCCCGGCGGCGCCGGCTGGCGGCCTGA
- a CDS encoding ECF subfamily RNA polymerase sigma factor, BldN family: protein MRRGLPAARPATPGLLLRSTAAGGAGTTGTAGPRGRTGTVGSPARSRAARSAPGTGTETEHNPVMELVERAQAGESEAFGRLYDHYADTVYRYIYYRVGSRATAEDLTSETFLRALRRIGTFTWQGRDFGAWLVTIARNLVADHFKSSRFRLEVTTGEMLDSNECERSPEESVLESLANAALRDAVRRLNPQQQECVNLRFLQGLSVAETARIMGKNEGAIKTLQYRAVRTLARLLPPDAR from the coding sequence CTGCGGCGGGGGCTCCCGGCCGCGCGGCCCGCGACCCCGGGCCTGCTGCTGCGCTCGACCGCCGCGGGCGGGGCGGGCACGACCGGGACGGCCGGCCCCCGGGGCCGCACCGGCACCGTCGGCTCCCCCGCCCGCAGCCGGGCGGCCAGGTCCGCGCCGGGCACCGGCACGGAGACCGAGCACAACCCGGTCATGGAGCTGGTCGAGCGGGCCCAGGCGGGCGAGAGCGAGGCCTTCGGCCGGCTCTACGACCACTACGCGGACACCGTCTACCGGTACATCTACTACCGGGTCGGCAGCCGCGCCACGGCCGAGGACCTCACCAGCGAGACCTTCCTGCGCGCGCTGCGCCGGATCGGCACCTTCACCTGGCAGGGGCGGGACTTCGGCGCCTGGCTGGTCACCATCGCCCGCAACCTGGTGGCGGACCACTTCAAGTCCAGCCGGTTCCGGCTGGAGGTCACCACCGGCGAGATGCTCGACTCCAACGAGTGCGAGCGCAGCCCCGAGGAGTCGGTGCTGGAGTCGCTCGCCAACGCGGCGCTGCGGGACGCCGTGCGGCGGCTGAACCCGCAGCAGCAGGAGTGCGTCAACCTCCGCTTCCTGCAAGGCCTTTCGGTGGCCGAGACGGCCCGCATCATGGGCAAGAACGAGGGCGCCATCAAGACCCTCCAGTACCGCGCGGTGCGGACGCTGGCGCGCCTGCTCCCGCCGGATGCCAGGTGA
- a CDS encoding DUF5667 domain-containing protein, protein MTANVLEHRRAKAFAEALEAHRTENGPGGSDPGGAHRAGSTAMTELLTLADALDALPRPELAAETRAVQRAQLMAAFEQAFAGGGTAAAPAQRRHRAARAVRGRWGRRLAIGGLVAGVAVGSFAGAAAASNGALPGDALYGMKRGLEGLRLDWAGSDSERGALLLQQATTRLDEAQSLLQRSGDAGPLSPDTVDQVRHALDDMHAEALRGRDLLRAVYRSNGSLAPMRQLAGFAEGQDERWAKLHSRLPGQLSTQADKVDALFDDISEDVAPLHLEPGKGGQSGQGAAGGQSTDGTGQGRAQDGASAPTSHGTGTVGDGGAPSGAPKGVGGLIDGLTGGLTGGGQSTPAPGAGDGASPAPSGAASPAPDGQGLTIPPLIPGLLPGLTLGG, encoded by the coding sequence GTGACGGCAAACGTGCTGGAGCACCGGCGGGCGAAGGCCTTCGCCGAGGCGCTGGAGGCCCACCGGACGGAGAACGGTCCCGGCGGCAGCGACCCCGGCGGCGCCCACCGCGCAGGTTCCACCGCGATGACGGAGCTGCTCACCCTGGCGGACGCACTCGACGCGCTGCCCAGGCCCGAGCTCGCCGCGGAGACCCGGGCGGTGCAGCGCGCCCAGCTGATGGCCGCCTTCGAGCAGGCCTTCGCGGGCGGCGGCACTGCGGCCGCACCGGCGCAGCGCAGGCACCGGGCGGCCCGGGCCGTCCGCGGCCGCTGGGGCCGGCGGCTGGCCATCGGCGGCCTGGTCGCCGGGGTGGCGGTCGGCAGCTTCGCCGGCGCGGCGGCAGCCAGCAACGGCGCCCTGCCGGGGGACGCGCTGTACGGCATGAAGCGCGGCCTGGAGGGCCTCCGGCTGGACTGGGCCGGCTCCGACTCGGAGCGCGGCGCCCTGCTACTCCAGCAGGCCACCACCCGCCTGGACGAGGCACAGAGCCTGCTCCAGCGCTCCGGCGACGCGGGCCCGCTCAGCCCCGACACCGTGGACCAGGTCCGGCACGCGCTGGACGACATGCACGCCGAGGCGCTCCGCGGCCGCGACCTGCTCCGGGCGGTCTACCGCAGCAACGGCTCGCTGGCGCCGATGCGGCAGCTGGCCGGGTTCGCCGAGGGCCAGGACGAGCGCTGGGCCAAGCTGCACAGCCGGCTGCCCGGGCAGCTCAGCACCCAGGCCGACAAGGTCGACGCGCTCTTCGACGACATAAGCGAGGACGTCGCGCCCCTCCACCTGGAGCCCGGCAAGGGCGGCCAGAGCGGCCAGGGGGCGGCCGGCGGGCAGAGCACGGACGGCACCGGGCAGGGCCGGGCGCAGGACGGTGCGAGCGCACCCACCTCGCACGGCACCGGAACGGTCGGCGACGGCGGCGCACCGAGTGGCGCCCCCAAGGGTGTGGGCGGCCTCATCGACGGCCTGACCGGTGGTCTCACCGGCGGCGGCCAGAGCACCCCCGCCCCCGGCGCCGGCGACGGGGCCTCCCCGGCGCCGTCCGGTGCCGCCTCGCCCGCGCCGGACGGCCAGGGCCTCACCATCCCGCCGTTGATCCCCGGCCTGCTGCCGGGTCTCACCCTCGGCGGCTGA
- a CDS encoding lysophospholipid acyltransferase family protein, with amino-acid sequence MTAARKTEPPEAKVIPIETAPSWHGGARPGVADRLAEAVGEALSGRLGVTATRVLGKGWEGRAADGLAFLRRRITGDYEVDEFGFDRELTEEVFLALLRPLAEKYFRIEVRGAENIPAEGGALIVANHSGTIPLDALMTQVAIHDHHPHRRHLRMLAADLVFVLPIVNELARKAGHTLACNEDAQALLERGEVVGVWPEGFKGIGKPFAERYKLQRFGRGGFVASALRAGVPIVPCSIVGAEETYPMIGNARTLARLLGLPYVPITPTFPWLGPLGAVPLPTKWTIQFGEPIPTDGYPKEAADDPMLVFNLADQVRETIQHTLYKLLVQRRSVFF; translated from the coding sequence ATGACCGCCGCCCGCAAGACCGAACCGCCCGAGGCCAAGGTCATTCCGATCGAGACGGCGCCGAGCTGGCACGGCGGCGCCCGGCCCGGGGTCGCCGACCGGTTGGCGGAGGCCGTGGGCGAGGCGTTGTCCGGCCGGCTCGGGGTCACGGCCACCAGGGTCCTCGGCAAGGGCTGGGAGGGCCGGGCCGCCGACGGGCTGGCCTTCCTGCGCCGCCGGATCACCGGCGACTACGAGGTCGACGAGTTCGGCTTCGACCGCGAGCTGACCGAGGAGGTCTTCCTCGCGCTGCTTCGGCCGCTCGCCGAGAAGTACTTCCGGATCGAGGTGCGCGGCGCCGAGAACATCCCGGCCGAGGGCGGTGCGCTGATCGTCGCCAACCACTCCGGGACCATCCCGCTCGACGCGCTGATGACCCAGGTCGCCATCCACGACCACCACCCGCACCGCCGGCACCTGCGGATGCTCGCCGCGGACCTGGTCTTCGTGCTGCCGATCGTGAACGAGCTGGCCCGCAAGGCCGGGCACACCCTGGCCTGCAACGAGGACGCCCAGGCCCTGCTGGAGCGCGGCGAGGTGGTCGGCGTCTGGCCGGAGGGCTTCAAGGGCATCGGCAAGCCGTTCGCCGAGCGCTACAAGCTGCAGCGGTTCGGCCGCGGCGGCTTCGTCGCCTCCGCGCTGCGCGCCGGGGTGCCGATCGTGCCCTGCTCGATCGTCGGTGCCGAGGAGACGTACCCGATGATCGGCAACGCCAGGACGCTGGCCAGACTGCTCGGCCTGCCGTACGTGCCGATCACGCCGACGTTCCCGTGGCTGGGCCCGCTCGGGGCCGTCCCGCTGCCGACCAAGTGGACGATCCAGTTCGGCGAGCCGATCCCGACCGACGGCTACCCGAAGGAGGCCGCCGACGACCCGATGCTGGTGTTCAACCTGGCCGACCAGGTCCGGGAGACGATCCAGCACACCCTGTACAAGCTGCTCGTCCAGCGGCGCTCGGTCTTCTTCTGA
- a CDS encoding 30S ribosomal protein bS22 — translation MDESPSERGFSVGSVIKKRRKRMAKKKHRKLLKRTRVQRRNKK, via the coding sequence ATGGACGAGAGTCCGAGTGAGCGAGGGTTTTCCGTGGGCTCTGTCATCAAGAAGCGTCGCAAGCGTATGGCCAAGAAGAAGCACCGCAAGCTTCTGAAGCGCACTCGCGTGCAGCGTCGCAACAAGAAGTAA
- a CDS encoding helix-turn-helix domain-containing protein, whose product MGMGSGERPLQEVVFLTVAEVASVMRVSKMTVYRLVHSGELPAIRVGRSFRVPEQAVHAYLKESYVHLESA is encoded by the coding sequence ATGGGCATGGGTTCCGGCGAACGCCCCCTCCAGGAAGTCGTCTTCCTGACCGTGGCCGAGGTGGCCTCGGTGATGAGGGTGTCCAAGATGACGGTGTACCGGCTCGTGCACAGCGGTGAGTTGCCGGCCATCAGGGTCGGCCGCTCCTTCCGCGTGCCGGAGCAGGCCGTCCACGCGTACCTGAAGGAGTCCTACGTGCACCTCGAGAGCGCGTAG
- a CDS encoding acetoin utilization protein AcuC has product MPDAEHDTPCGLHLFWDDAVTDYDFGPGHPMDPTRLALTKHLVDAYGLSSGPGVTVRAAPSAGDSTLRLVHTAEYIDAVRRVAADPSSSDPRHGLGTEDNWAFAAVHRASALIAGQSVAAAEAVWRGESPHAVNFTGGLHHAMPDRASGFCVYNDPALAIARLLELGAERVAYVDVDVHHGDGVQQAFWNDPRVLTVSLHESPATLFPETGWSTETGGPDAPGSAANLPLPAGTGDSGWLRAFHALVPELLAAFRPQVLVTQHGADTHVEDPLAHLAVSLDAQRIVAQSLHRLAHETAGGRWVALGGGGYAVVDVVPRTWTHLVATAAGRPVDPAAETPEEWRAEVYRRTRQRAPLRMTDGVGPDWRDFHDGYDPADRLDQAVLAARRAVLPHHGLLP; this is encoded by the coding sequence ATGCCCGACGCCGAGCATGACACCCCCTGCGGCCTGCACCTCTTCTGGGACGATGCGGTCACCGACTACGACTTCGGCCCCGGCCACCCGATGGACCCGACCAGGCTGGCGCTCACCAAGCACCTGGTCGACGCCTACGGGTTGAGCAGCGGCCCCGGGGTGACGGTGCGCGCCGCGCCGTCGGCGGGCGACTCCACGCTGCGCCTGGTGCACACCGCCGAGTACATCGACGCCGTCCGAAGGGTCGCCGCCGATCCGTCGAGCAGCGACCCGCGGCACGGCCTGGGCACCGAGGACAACTGGGCGTTCGCGGCGGTGCACCGCGCCTCGGCGCTGATCGCCGGGCAGTCGGTGGCCGCCGCGGAGGCGGTGTGGCGCGGCGAGTCCCCGCACGCGGTGAACTTCACCGGCGGCCTGCACCACGCGATGCCGGACCGGGCCTCCGGCTTCTGCGTGTACAACGACCCCGCGCTCGCGATCGCCAGGCTGCTGGAGCTCGGCGCCGAACGGGTCGCCTACGTGGACGTGGACGTGCACCACGGCGACGGCGTCCAGCAGGCCTTCTGGAACGACCCGCGGGTGCTCACGGTCTCGCTCCACGAGAGCCCGGCCACGCTCTTCCCGGAGACCGGCTGGTCCACCGAGACCGGCGGCCCGGACGCCCCCGGCAGTGCCGCCAACCTGCCGCTGCCGGCCGGCACCGGCGACAGCGGCTGGCTGCGGGCCTTCCACGCCCTGGTGCCCGAACTGCTGGCCGCGTTCCGGCCGCAGGTCCTGGTCACCCAGCACGGTGCGGACACCCACGTGGAGGACCCGCTGGCGCACCTCGCGGTCAGCCTCGACGCGCAGCGGATCGTCGCGCAGTCGCTGCACCGCCTCGCCCACGAGACCGCCGGCGGCCGCTGGGTGGCGCTCGGCGGAGGCGGCTACGCGGTGGTCGACGTCGTCCCGCGGACCTGGACCCACCTGGTGGCCACCGCCGCCGGGCGGCCGGTCGACCCGGCCGCCGAGACCCCGGAGGAGTGGCGCGCCGAGGTGTACCGCCGCACCCGGCAGCGGGCCCCGCTGCGGATGACCGACGGCGTCGGCCCCGACTGGCGGGACTTCCACGACGGCTACGACCCGGCCGACCGCCTGGACCAGGCCGTGCTCGCCGCCCGCCGGGCCGTCCTGCCCCACCACGGCCTGCTGCCCTGA
- a CDS encoding HAD family hydrolase, with product MTYDLVIFDNDGVLVDSEPISNRVLAGYLTELGYPTTVEDSYRDYMGTAAHHVHDVIRARYGASLPDGFDDLFHARVFAAFEAELTAVRGAEELLKTLQQSGVRYCLASSAHHAWIRTALDLTGLRGHVAEELIFSAQDVGIGKPAPDLFQHAARTMGVAPERCLVLEDSPNGVLAARAAGMDVYGHAALTDPARLTAAGATGLFTALAEVPALLGR from the coding sequence GTGACCTACGACCTGGTGATCTTCGACAATGACGGCGTGCTCGTGGACAGCGAGCCGATCTCCAACCGGGTGCTCGCCGGGTACCTGACCGAGCTCGGGTACCCGACCACCGTCGAGGACTCCTACCGGGACTACATGGGCACCGCCGCGCACCACGTGCACGACGTGATCCGGGCGCGGTACGGCGCGTCGCTGCCGGACGGCTTCGACGATCTCTTCCACGCCCGGGTGTTCGCCGCCTTCGAGGCCGAGCTGACCGCCGTCCGCGGCGCCGAGGAGCTGCTCAAGACCCTGCAGCAGAGCGGCGTCCGCTACTGCCTGGCCTCCTCCGCGCACCACGCGTGGATCCGGACGGCCCTCGACCTCACCGGCCTGCGCGGCCACGTCGCCGAGGAGCTGATCTTCAGCGCGCAGGACGTCGGGATCGGCAAGCCCGCCCCCGACCTCTTCCAGCACGCCGCCCGGACGATGGGCGTCGCGCCCGAGCGCTGCCTCGTGCTGGAGGACAGCCCGAACGGCGTGCTGGCCGCCCGCGCGGCCGGCATGGACGTGTACGGCCACGCCGCACTCACGGACCCGGCCAGGCTCACCGCCGCCGGTGCGACCGGGCTGTTCACCGCCCTCGCCGAGGTCCCTGCCCTGCTGGGGCGCTGA
- the proC gene encoding pyrroline-5-carboxylate reductase, which yields MDTSASGQKIAFLGTGKIGEALLSGLLRAGTHPADVLVTARRPERAVELAAAYGVTAVSNAEAAKLADTLILAVKPQDMGSLLDELAPHVAADRLVISAAAGIPTAWFEERLATGTPVVRVMPNTPVLVDEGMSVISGGSHATELHLARTEEIFRSVGKAIRLPESQQDAATALSGSGPAYFYFLVEAMTDAGILLGLPRSVAHDLIVQSAIGASVMLRDSGEHPVKLREAVTSPAGTTIAAIRELENHGVRAALLGALEAARDRSRELAAGGK from the coding sequence ATGGACACCAGTGCATCCGGACAGAAGATCGCCTTCCTCGGCACCGGCAAGATCGGCGAGGCCCTGCTCTCGGGGCTGCTGCGGGCCGGCACGCACCCGGCGGACGTCCTGGTGACCGCCCGGCGGCCGGAACGCGCCGTCGAGCTCGCCGCCGCCTACGGGGTCACCGCGGTGTCCAACGCTGAGGCCGCCAAGCTGGCCGACACCCTGATCCTCGCCGTCAAGCCGCAGGACATGGGCAGTCTGCTGGACGAGCTCGCGCCGCACGTCGCCGCCGACCGGCTGGTGATCTCGGCGGCGGCCGGCATCCCGACCGCCTGGTTCGAGGAGCGGCTGGCGACCGGTACCCCGGTCGTCCGGGTGATGCCCAACACGCCCGTCCTGGTCGACGAGGGCATGAGCGTCATCTCCGGCGGCTCGCACGCCACCGAGCTCCACCTGGCGCGCACCGAGGAGATCTTCCGCTCGGTCGGCAAGGCGATCCGGCTGCCGGAGAGCCAGCAGGACGCCGCGACCGCGCTGTCCGGCTCCGGCCCGGCCTACTTCTACTTCCTGGTCGAGGCGATGACGGACGCCGGCATCCTGCTCGGCCTGCCGCGCAGCGTCGCCCATGACCTGATCGTGCAGTCCGCGATCGGCGCCTCGGTGATGCTGCGGGACTCCGGCGAGCACCCGGTGAAGCTGCGGGAGGCGGTCACCTCGCCGGCCGGCACCACCATCGCCGCCATCCGCGAGCTGGAGAACCACGGGGTGCGCGCCGCCCTGCTGGGCGCCCTGGAGGCGGCCCGCGACCGCTCCCGCGAGCTCGCCGCCGGCGGCAAGTAG
- a CDS encoding ATP-binding protein produces MPETLPTTTTPVGARECWLPRHRRSAGIARRLLREYLSGLPDGARYADDGELLLGELVANAVAHAAAPRGRLVLARFALGEGGLEIEVHDASPDGGSLAGTAPADPEAEDESGRGLWLVARLAAAWGVRPRPGGVGKIVWCVCTAGAAKF; encoded by the coding sequence ATGCCCGAGACGCTGCCGACGACGACCACCCCGGTGGGTGCCCGGGAGTGCTGGCTGCCCCGCCACCGCAGGTCGGCCGGGATCGCGCGGCGGCTGCTCCGGGAGTACCTGAGCGGCCTCCCGGACGGTGCGCGCTATGCCGACGACGGCGAACTGCTGCTGGGCGAGCTGGTGGCCAACGCGGTCGCGCACGCCGCGGCGCCGCGCGGCCGCCTGGTGCTGGCCAGGTTCGCCCTCGGTGAGGGCGGGCTGGAGATCGAGGTGCACGACGCCTCGCCGGACGGCGGCTCGCTCGCCGGCACCGCGCCGGCCGACCCCGAGGCCGAGGACGAGTCGGGCCGCGGGCTCTGGCTGGTCGCGCGGCTGGCCGCGGCCTGGGGTGTGCGGCCGCGGCCGGGCGGGGTCGGCAAGATCGTGTGGTGCGTCTGTACGGCCGGGGCGGCAAAGTTCTGA
- a CDS encoding HAD family acid phosphatase → MLGKTLGNRSKTLVTLAVGVVVGGAVAGGGFAVADTKAPRSDRQITNMTLEVNDIKAYYGDTVDAQGEHWPSATGNYAKQVAGIEKDAKQYLQGKARHDHGKKKAIVLDVDDTSLSTYNYELETTFVYNPVSNAQYIATKTMPAVFGMNTLASWAEQQGYTVFYVTGRPEAQRSYTAANLAAVGFPTADASHLYLKNKENPPAYLACGAACTTIEYKSGTRAHIESLGYQIVADFGDQYSDLSGGHAGKTYKIPNPMYYLP, encoded by the coding sequence ATGCTCGGGAAGACCCTCGGGAACCGCTCGAAGACCCTCGTCACCCTCGCGGTCGGCGTGGTCGTCGGCGGCGCCGTGGCCGGCGGCGGCTTCGCGGTCGCCGACACCAAGGCGCCGCGCAGCGACCGCCAGATCACCAACATGACCCTTGAGGTCAACGACATCAAGGCCTACTACGGCGACACCGTCGACGCCCAGGGCGAGCACTGGCCCTCCGCCACCGGCAACTACGCCAAGCAGGTCGCCGGCATCGAGAAGGACGCCAAGCAGTACCTGCAGGGCAAGGCCCGGCACGACCACGGGAAGAAGAAGGCCATCGTGCTCGACGTCGACGACACCTCGCTGTCGACGTACAACTACGAGCTGGAGACGACCTTCGTCTACAACCCCGTCAGCAACGCCCAGTACATCGCCACCAAGACCATGCCGGCCGTCTTCGGGATGAACACCCTGGCGTCCTGGGCCGAGCAGCAGGGCTACACCGTCTTCTACGTCACCGGCCGGCCGGAGGCGCAGCGCTCGTACACCGCCGCGAACCTCGCCGCCGTGGGCTTCCCGACGGCCGACGCCTCGCACCTGTACCTGAAGAACAAGGAGAACCCGCCGGCGTACCTGGCCTGCGGCGCCGCCTGCACCACCATCGAGTACAAGTCCGGCACCCGCGCCCACATCGAGAGCCTCGGCTACCAGATCGTGGCGGACTTCGGCGACCAGTACAGCGACCTGTCCGGCGGCCACGCCGGCAAGACCTACAAGATCCCGAACCCGATGTACTACCTGCCCTGA